The Fusarium oxysporum Fo47 chromosome II, complete sequence genome includes a region encoding these proteins:
- a CDS encoding type 2C protein phosphatase PTC6, giving the protein MAQFTRAVDSTATPAIQLLKISARPLTAPNRFAHTDALQRARRNSRHIDYTRLTTFYSTCATWTGSSRQARLTGPGSQLGLFSPLAVETYGTRGFHTYFVTHLPSSSVHPDSRPRGPGHKLPRDAATPHTPSSGPVPAVAPPYIPSTRDLTVVRIPMRRAKHHLGVATDRGSRPYNEDREQAGTISLPAFAKRAPRSVQQKPGEATAADSAWGDPQIFYFGVFDGHGGTECADFVRDELPGYIEKASEEFGLQSSLRKRKPGREGIHNHHHDHKHKQGRPSQPIQSTKSPSTKREALDAVPMKGPEEVKSEMNVPSASNGGLSDKPVHGERIHSAASPAAPVSDLAKAIRMEKNLVKEYRETIGGYFRRFHPEHFVLSRDDNPGESHKITIESVLTYAFLRADLDFVSAQARKIDPNDTKGADTPVNNDEVFGHPSTPSGHGIGGPERFKGGSTASVVLISTPTPAPFWHPAAQSTLLCAHVGDSRILLCDTATGLAQPLTSDHHPSTPTESRRLRRYAPAGSMVSGDSFGEERIAGLANSRAFGDMGSKRIGVSAEPELTRVEMGPAQYSFLVLMTDGISGTLSDQEIVDVVKEARTPEDGARNIVKYATEVSSDGDNATCQVVRLGGWERRSEGGLGSLGTKEIRDARIAEAQDPRRGKR; this is encoded by the coding sequence ATGGCCCAGTTTACTCGCGCCGTCGATTCAACAGCAACCCCTGCGATCCAGCTCCTTAAGATCTCAGCCCGACCGTTGACAGCTCCGAATCGCTTCGCACATACAGACGCGTTGCAGCGAGCACGAAGAAATTCTAGGCATATTGATTATACCCGGCTTACGACGTTCTATTCGACATGCGCGACATGGACCGGGAGTTCGCGACAGGCTCGGCTTACAGGTCCGGGATCGCAACTCGGTTTATTCTCACCGCTGGCAGTTGAAACATACGGTACACGAGGATTCCATACCTACTTTGTGACGCATCTaccttcatcatctgtcCATCCCGACTCTCGCCCTCGTGGGCCTGGTCATAAACTTCCTCGCGATGCTGCGACCCCTCACACCCCAAGCTCTGGCCCAGTCCCCGCTGTCGCCCCGCCTTATATCCCGTCAACCCGAGACCTGACTGTGGTGCGCATTCCCATGCGGAGGGCGAAACACCATCTTGGTGTCGCGACAGATCGAGGAAGTCGTCCCTACAATGAAGATCGAGAACAGGCTGGCACCATCAGCCTTCCGGCCTTCGCAAAGAGGGCACCCAGGAGCGTGCAACAAAAACCAGGGGAAGCTACAGCGGCGGATAGTGCTTGGGGAGACCCTCAAATCTTCTATTTTGGCGTTTTCGATGGTCATGGTGGAACCGAATGCGCAGATTTCGTCCGGGACGAGCTGCCGGGTTATATAGAAAAAGCCTCGGAGGAGTTCGGCCTGCAGAGCAGCTTGCGGAAGAGGAAACCTGGTCGTGAGGGCATCCATAACCATCACCATGATCATAAGCACAAACAAGGTCGTCCATCACAGCCGATTCAGTCGACTAAGAGCCCCTCAACAAAACGTGAGGCGCTCGACGCTGTGCCCATGAAGGGACCAGAGGAGGTCAAAAGCGAAATGAATGTCCCCAGCGCAAGCAATGGTGGCCTCTCCGATAAACCAGTACACGGGGAGCGAATACACAGCGCAGCCTCGCCGGCTGCCCCAGTCTCAGACCTGGCCAAAGCGATTCGTATGGAGAAAAACTTGGTCAAGGAGTACAGAGAAACCATTGGTGGCTATTTCAGGCGCTTTCACCCTGAACACTTTGTTCTCTCGCGAGATGACAACCCAGGTGAAAGCCACAAGATCACGATAGAATCAGTTCTCACATACGCCTTCCTGCGTGCTGATCTAGATTTTGTGTCTGCGCAAGCTCGAAAGATAGACCCCAACGATACCAAAGGTGCTGATACTCCTGTTAATAACGATGAAGTCTTCGGCCACCCATCCACCCCCTCTGGTCATGGCATAGGAGGCCCGGAGCGCTTTAAAGGCGGCTCGACGGCTTCTGTAGTACTTATCTCTACTCCAACGCCTGCCCCATTTTGGCACCCAGCTGCCCAGTCCACGTTGTTATGCGCCCATGTTGGCGACAGTCGAATCCTTCTTTGTGATACCGCCACTGGTTTAGCACAGCCTCTAACATCTGATCACCACCCTAGTACCCCCACCGAAAGCCGCCGGTTGCGACGCTATGCACCTGCTGGGTCAATGGTTTCTGGCGATAGTTTCGGCGAGGAGCGCATTGCAGGCCTAGCCAACAGTCGTGCATTCGGAGACATGGGGAGTAAGCGCATTGGAGTCTCAGCTGAACCAGAGCTTACACGAGTTGAGATGGGCCCTGCCCAGTATTCATTCCTTGTGCTGATGACTGATGGCATCTCTGGTACTCTAAGCGACCAAGAGATCGTCGATGTTGTCAAGGAGGCCCGTACGCCTGAAGATGGAGCTCGAAATATCGTTAAATACGCTACTGAAGTTTCCTCCGACGGCGATAACGCAACATGCCAAGTCGTCCGTCTGGGTGGTTGGGAGCGTCGATCTGAAGGCGGACTCGGCAGCTTG